The bacterium genome has a window encoding:
- a CDS encoding DapH/DapD/GlmU-related protein codes for MNLLRKWLRRLVNWLDEVTLKKRIRDGLVVGRNFTMRDEVILDYSHPWHIEIGDDVTLAPRVHILAHDASMKKALNGVRIGKVTIGNRVFIGAGSIILPGVMIGDDVIIGAGSVVSRDIPASRVAAGNPARILCTLDAFLRRKHVEMQRVPCFGEAYTGRKKVTPAMKREMNALMKDRIGYVV; via the coding sequence ATGAATCTACTCAGGAAATGGCTACGAAGGCTGGTGAATTGGCTGGACGAAGTGACGCTGAAAAAGCGCATTCGTGACGGTCTGGTGGTGGGGAGGAATTTCACGATGCGGGATGAGGTCATCCTGGATTACTCCCATCCCTGGCACATTGAGATCGGGGATGATGTGACGTTGGCGCCAAGGGTTCATATTCTGGCGCATGATGCCAGCATGAAAAAAGCGTTAAATGGAGTGAGGATCGGCAAGGTGACGATCGGGAACCGGGTGTTTATCGGGGCCGGCTCGATCATTTTGCCGGGCGTGATGATCGGGGATGACGTGATTATTGGCGCAGGCAGTGTAGTGTCACGGGATATCCCTGCCTCCCGGGTGGCCGCTGGGAACCCGGCCCGGATCCTCTGTACCCTGGACGCATTCCTGCGGCGGAAGCATGTGGAGATGCAGCGGGTTCCCTGTTTTGGTGAGGCGTATACCGGGCGGAAGAAGGTGACGCCTGCTATGAAGCGGGAGATGAACGCCCTAATGAAGGATCGGATCGGTTATGTGGTCTGA
- a CDS encoding glycosyltransferase family 2 protein, with product MTFLFWLSLAIIAYVYFGYPLAMWLLAQFQAAPLPPSVTNWPTVSLIISAFNEERVLEEKLQNALSLGYPRGKLEVIVVSDGSTDRTDEIAARFQSRGVRLIRLENRQGKTAAQNLAVARANGEILVFSDANALYKQDALQWLIWHFSCEDVGCVEGRRVDYSPSDSATAEHELAYRDMESHIKTWESRVASCTGATGPIYAVRRSLYIPLNPALISDFMEPMLIMCRHRKRHIFEPCAISSEAVIPKLKNEFSRKVRVMTRCLNSLRMMPEVLNPFQNGGFALQVISHRLLRWLVPLFAITAFVANLFLLPAPFYQATLILQVFFILVAMIGAILDRIDIGPGFLRLPHYFYTVNLAALDAIGNCLRGKNMVIWLPQRHERQPLIDT from the coding sequence ATGACCTTCCTTTTCTGGTTAAGCTTGGCTATCATCGCTTACGTGTATTTCGGTTATCCGCTTGCCATGTGGCTCCTGGCCCAATTCCAAGCAGCACCGCTGCCTCCTTCCGTAACGAACTGGCCCACGGTCAGTCTGATCATTTCCGCCTTCAACGAAGAACGGGTATTGGAGGAGAAACTCCAGAACGCGCTCTCCCTTGGCTACCCACGAGGAAAGCTGGAAGTCATCGTCGTCTCGGATGGATCTACGGACCGGACGGATGAAATCGCTGCCCGCTTCCAATCGCGGGGGGTGCGCCTGATCCGCTTGGAGAATCGCCAGGGGAAAACAGCCGCCCAGAACCTTGCCGTCGCCCGAGCCAACGGCGAGATCCTGGTGTTCTCCGATGCCAATGCCCTTTACAAACAGGATGCCTTGCAGTGGTTGATTTGGCATTTTTCGTGTGAGGATGTCGGGTGCGTCGAAGGCAGGCGCGTAGACTATTCGCCCTCGGATTCCGCCACGGCGGAACACGAACTGGCCTACCGCGACATGGAATCACACATCAAGACCTGGGAGAGCCGCGTGGCGTCCTGCACCGGCGCAACAGGCCCGATCTATGCTGTCCGGCGTTCCTTGTACATCCCGCTTAATCCAGCCCTGATCAGCGACTTCATGGAACCTATGCTGATCATGTGCCGGCACCGCAAACGGCATATCTTTGAGCCCTGCGCGATTTCCAGCGAAGCCGTCATTCCAAAACTAAAAAATGAATTCAGCCGCAAGGTGCGGGTGATGACCCGCTGCCTGAACAGTCTCCGGATGATGCCCGAGGTGCTCAATCCCTTTCAAAACGGAGGATTCGCCCTTCAGGTCATCAGTCATCGCCTGTTACGCTGGTTGGTCCCCCTCTTCGCCATCACCGCTTTTGTGGCCAACCTGTTCCTTCTGCCCGCTCCCTTCTATCAGGCGACGCTGATACTGCAGGTCTTTTTCATCCTGGTCGCCATGATCGGCGCCATCCTGGACCGTATTGATATCGGCCCGGGCTTCCTGCGTCTGCCCCATTATTTCTACACTGTCAACCTGGCTGCGTTGGATGCCATCGGCAATTGCCTGAGGGGGAAAAACATGGTGATCTGGCTCCCCCAGCGTCACGAGCGCCAGCCTCTTATCGATACCTGA
- a CDS encoding sugar transferase: protein MSGKITFAGAATTAWDFEPEALASSAVLSPTKDIAIQRDVLHEFAKRCTDVILAILGIALTLPLWALIALAVKLSSKGPVFFTQERAGLNGHPFRMFKFRSMVVDAEDRLKHLVSIEELAEPVYKIKDDPRVTRIGRLLRRFGLDELPQLLNVIRGEMSLVGPRPEVVQLAERYNENERRRLLVKPGITGYQQIHNRGMPDMAARLVYDFYYLRNRSNILDVWILAMTVFVIASGKEITY, encoded by the coding sequence ATGAGTGGCAAAATAACATTCGCGGGAGCGGCAACAACAGCATGGGACTTTGAACCGGAAGCACTGGCGTCCTCGGCAGTTCTTTCGCCCACCAAAGATATTGCGATACAACGGGACGTTCTTCATGAGTTCGCCAAACGGTGTACCGATGTGATTTTGGCTATTCTTGGAATCGCGCTCACATTGCCCCTATGGGCACTCATCGCACTCGCGGTGAAACTGAGCAGCAAAGGTCCAGTCTTTTTCACCCAGGAACGTGCCGGGCTGAACGGCCACCCTTTCCGCATGTTTAAATTCCGGTCCATGGTGGTGGATGCCGAAGATCGGTTGAAACACCTGGTCTCAATCGAGGAACTCGCGGAACCGGTTTACAAAATCAAGGATGATCCCCGGGTCACCCGCATCGGGCGGTTACTGCGCCGGTTCGGGCTGGATGAACTTCCGCAGCTGTTGAATGTCATTCGGGGTGAAATGAGTCTCGTCGGCCCGCGCCCTGAAGTCGTGCAGCTGGCCGAACGCTACAACGAAAATGAACGTCGCCGGTTGCTGGTCAAACCAGGCATCACCGGGTATCAGCAGATCCATAACCGCGGCATGCCCGACATGGCCGCGCGGCTTGTCTACGATTTCTATTATCTCCGCAACCGGAGCAACATACTGGATGTCTGGATTCTCGCGATGACCGTTTTTGTCATTGCCAGTGGCAAGGAGATTACTTACTAA
- a CDS encoding lipid II flippase MurJ, translating to MSLGTTGLGLAFLRALNSGLGLLLSIALAAVFGVTREVDALFVAMSVAVFLARDLSRVIRVAAVPCLVESDEGRGPPDFAASFQMTVAAIALAVTAVVWCGAPLIVKLTSPGFDPATCEHAQRLLRLLTPSLLMFMLFGSAQSVFHARHRFLLPELSETLWRILAIVALFTLGRQGGIEAYAKGLTAAAFVQWGFLFFAATRYGFRVLPVRWAPVQLDLLKPFWLGAIVVLCSVIQMQIEGALDRAMISYMAPGSIALFSYADRLAHMMPILLSTSLLTPWLPAIAKIQALVGDPRRLAKQGSLFLAALGTLLAIVIAWAARDMVAFLLLRGKFDASSAQLVIVSIQVFTLGIPAIFCVQCLAGLYVVSRNLKAMIGVGLVAVLTHATFNLLLLPWGVPGIALSSALSIWIVAAYLWWRIRAREQVWFPWGRFAGAVAASLIVLYTVPWTSFFTWVPVRLTAGATTAWAVYTAIMWPAILRMQAYEREATRLTKPDGGDTSDRKILKP from the coding sequence GTGTCATTAGGAACCACTGGCTTGGGGCTGGCGTTTCTCCGCGCCCTGAACTCGGGGCTCGGATTGCTACTCAGCATAGCGCTTGCCGCGGTATTCGGTGTCACCCGGGAAGTGGATGCTTTGTTCGTAGCGATGTCTGTCGCGGTTTTCCTGGCGCGTGATTTGTCACGCGTCATCCGGGTCGCCGCCGTTCCCTGCCTGGTGGAATCGGACGAAGGCCGCGGCCCACCTGACTTCGCGGCCAGTTTTCAAATGACCGTGGCGGCGATCGCCCTGGCCGTCACTGCCGTTGTCTGGTGTGGCGCTCCGCTCATTGTGAAACTGACCTCGCCCGGCTTTGACCCCGCCACCTGTGAGCACGCCCAGCGGCTGTTGCGCCTGCTGACACCGTCCCTGCTGATGTTCATGCTGTTCGGCTCCGCCCAGAGCGTATTTCACGCCCGGCACCGGTTTTTGCTTCCTGAGCTGAGCGAAACGCTCTGGCGAATCCTGGCCATTGTGGCTCTGTTCACACTGGGGCGGCAGGGCGGCATCGAGGCCTATGCGAAAGGACTGACCGCCGCCGCTTTCGTGCAATGGGGGTTTCTTTTTTTTGCCGCCACCCGGTACGGGTTCCGCGTCCTGCCGGTCCGCTGGGCCCCGGTTCAACTGGATCTCTTAAAACCTTTCTGGCTGGGCGCCATCGTCGTCCTTTGCTCGGTCATCCAGATGCAGATCGAGGGCGCGCTGGATCGCGCCATGATTTCGTACATGGCGCCGGGCTCTATCGCCTTGTTCTCCTATGCCGACCGGCTCGCCCACATGATGCCGATTCTCCTCTCAACCAGCCTGCTGACCCCCTGGCTACCCGCGATTGCAAAAATCCAGGCGCTGGTGGGAGACCCCCGGCGACTGGCCAAACAGGGCTCGTTGTTTCTGGCGGCACTGGGAACCCTGCTGGCCATCGTGATCGCCTGGGCGGCCCGCGACATGGTGGCGTTCCTTCTCCTGCGTGGCAAGTTTGACGCGTCTTCGGCTCAACTGGTCATTGTCTCCATACAGGTCTTCACCCTTGGAATCCCGGCGATCTTTTGTGTGCAATGCCTCGCGGGGCTCTACGTGGTCTCGCGCAACCTGAAGGCCATGATCGGTGTGGGCCTTGTGGCCGTGCTAACCCACGCCACCTTCAATCTTCTGCTACTCCCCTGGGGGGTGCCTGGCATTGCGCTTTCCAGCGCTCTGTCGATCTGGATTGTGGCGGCCTACCTCTGGTGGCGTATCCGGGCACGGGAACAGGTTTGGTTTCCCTGGGGACGTTTTGCGGGTGCCGTCGCCGCCTCGCTTATCGTCCTCTACACTGTGCCATGGACCTCATTCTTCACCTGGGTACCCGTCCGCTTGACGGCTGGCGCAACGACCGCCTGGGCGGTTTACACGGCCATCATGTGGCCGGCCATCCTCAGGATGCAGGCCTATGAGCGGGAGGCAACCCGGCTAACAAAACCTGACGGCGGTGACACGTCAGACCGAAAAATACTCAAACCCTAA
- a CDS encoding glycosyltransferase, which translates to MRIAHISTKFNRTSETFIYNLILGLEYAGTENHVLTTSRVNTSERPFVRVRLLPLSLHQKAAFVIKKHCLGLYHFPLPPKLTRKTLQDIRPDVILAHFGGTGAAITPVAQDLGIPLVVVFHAFDLFMRQFRRETYQALWQSGAQAVAVSEHGKQRLLELGCPADRLRIIHCGVDPSRFAWADRPTPRTSVFHLVSIGRLVEKKGFDDLLRAIARVRLRLTHPIRVDIFGTGPLKHHLVKLARTLGVEDSVTFKGSVACEDVPRLLREYDAFVLPSRIALNGDTEGIPITILEAQATGLPVIASLHAGIPEGIPPANREWLVREGDPQDLADKLFSLATHPERWPSISRSGKDWITSHFSLNNEVNAYLRLFKELSSVTKPGPKGMA; encoded by the coding sequence ATGCGGATTGCTCACATCTCAACCAAATTCAACCGGACCAGCGAGACATTCATCTATAACCTGATCCTGGGACTGGAATACGCGGGAACTGAAAACCATGTTCTGACAACTAGCCGGGTTAATACGTCCGAACGCCCCTTCGTCCGGGTTCGCCTGTTACCCCTTTCCCTACATCAAAAGGCGGCTTTCGTAATCAAGAAGCATTGCCTAGGCCTCTACCATTTCCCCCTGCCCCCCAAACTTACCCGCAAAACCCTTCAGGATATCCGGCCCGATGTCATCCTGGCGCATTTTGGCGGTACCGGTGCCGCCATCACCCCCGTGGCACAGGATCTGGGAATTCCCCTGGTGGTGGTCTTTCATGCCTTTGATCTCTTCATGCGGCAGTTCCGCCGGGAAACCTACCAGGCATTATGGCAATCCGGTGCCCAGGCCGTGGCGGTCTCGGAACACGGAAAACAAAGACTGCTCGAACTCGGTTGTCCCGCTGACCGCCTGCGGATCATTCACTGTGGCGTAGACCCCTCACGGTTTGCTTGGGCGGATCGCCCCACACCCCGAACCAGCGTCTTCCACCTGGTCAGCATCGGCCGTCTCGTCGAAAAAAAGGGTTTCGATGATTTGCTCCGGGCTATCGCCCGGGTGCGCCTCCGTCTGACACATCCGATCCGGGTGGATATTTTTGGAACCGGCCCATTGAAACACCATCTGGTGAAACTGGCACGGACACTGGGCGTAGAGGATTCCGTCACCTTTAAAGGCTCTGTGGCCTGCGAAGACGTGCCCCGCCTGTTGAGAGAGTATGATGCGTTCGTATTGCCCAGCCGCATCGCCCTCAATGGGGACACCGAGGGCATCCCTATCACCATTCTGGAAGCTCAGGCAACTGGATTGCCTGTGATCGCAAGTCTTCACGCCGGGATCCCGGAGGGCATCCCCCCGGCTAATCGGGAATGGCTGGTCCGGGAAGGTGACCCGCAAGATCTCGCCGATAAGCTCTTTTCACTAGCCACCCACCCTGAGCGCTGGCCCTCCATCAGTCGCTCCGGGAAAGACTGGATCACCAGCCACTTTTCATTAAACAACGAAGTCAATGCCTACCTTCGTTTATTCAAGGAACTGAGTTCCGTTACAAAACCCGGGCCGAAGGGAATGGCCTGA
- a CDS encoding radical SAM protein → MRIALISVNTPFPCDGFRLILALLRKDGHTVTAISLPRSAPLACTEHELTLLGRAVSGTDLILISVYSAFSARAIQVTHFLRGVQPTRKIIWGGPHCVASPEDCLKHADGVCYAEGDAAVPHFVNLLAQGNPTWIRTRNMGFQTPGGININGLLPPMTDLDALPFYDYSFETEFILDRTLEPVSTELLRRYLPVHPFMVPTATFLTSRGCPHHCAYCNNSRYVALHGGRVPIRRQSVGRFMDEVEQTLALMPWVEHVLFGDDDFLIRPIAELQAFAERYRKTINRPFAICLSANTYRRGKLDILLDCGLKIAQFGVQSGSQRILDEVYARGIRADKARQVIEESAPLLARHGGLALCDFIIDNPYETEEDVLATYRFLVDLPHEAFTEVFSLVFFPGTPLYDRALTDGHIRPFDPSSFRDYTSATVLYQVNYPLLLIRILQALREERVHSRLPRRLLHALAARPIRFLMRLMPRPIIATLIRRLPGWIRRVIRLFPRQRK, encoded by the coding sequence ATGCGAATCGCCCTAATCAGTGTAAATACGCCCTTTCCCTGCGATGGCTTCAGGCTCATCCTGGCGTTGCTGCGAAAGGACGGTCACACGGTCACTGCCATTTCATTGCCGCGATCAGCGCCCCTGGCCTGCACCGAGCACGAATTAACGCTACTGGGTCGGGCGGTGTCAGGAACCGACCTCATTCTAATCAGCGTTTACAGCGCCTTCTCCGCCCGTGCCATTCAGGTCACTCACTTTCTGAGGGGCGTGCAACCAACTCGCAAAATCATCTGGGGCGGCCCGCACTGCGTGGCCTCTCCCGAGGATTGCCTGAAACATGCCGACGGGGTCTGCTATGCGGAAGGGGATGCCGCGGTTCCGCATTTCGTCAACCTTCTGGCGCAGGGAAATCCGACCTGGATACGGACACGCAACATGGGTTTCCAGACACCCGGCGGGATAAACATCAACGGCCTGCTCCCGCCGATGACTGATCTGGATGCCCTGCCGTTTTACGATTACAGTTTTGAAACTGAATTCATTCTGGACCGCACACTGGAACCAGTAAGCACAGAATTATTGCGGCGTTACCTGCCCGTTCACCCCTTCATGGTTCCCACCGCCACGTTCCTGACCTCCCGGGGTTGTCCACATCACTGCGCCTATTGCAATAACAGTCGCTATGTCGCCCTGCATGGCGGCCGCGTGCCAATCCGGCGCCAGTCCGTCGGCCGCTTCATGGACGAGGTGGAACAGACACTCGCCCTAATGCCCTGGGTGGAACACGTCCTGTTCGGGGATGATGATTTTCTTATCCGACCCATTGCCGAGTTACAGGCATTTGCGGAGCGTTACCGTAAAACCATCAACCGGCCCTTCGCGATCTGCCTGAGCGCCAACACCTACCGCCGCGGTAAACTCGACATTTTGCTGGATTGCGGCCTGAAAATCGCTCAATTCGGGGTCCAATCAGGCAGCCAACGCATCCTGGATGAAGTCTATGCCCGTGGCATCCGCGCGGACAAGGCCCGGCAAGTCATTGAGGAATCGGCCCCGCTGCTGGCCCGCCACGGTGGACTCGCGCTCTGCGATTTCATCATCGACAATCCTTATGAAACGGAAGAGGACGTGCTGGCGACTTACCGTTTTCTGGTGGATCTACCCCACGAGGCCTTCACGGAAGTTTTCTCCCTCGTATTCTTTCCCGGCACCCCACTCTACGACCGCGCACTGACGGACGGGCATATCCGCCCATTCGATCCCTCGTCCTTTCGGGACTACACGAGCGCCACGGTCTTATACCAGGTCAATTATCCCTTGTTGCTGATCCGCATCCTGCAAGCCCTGCGCGAAGAGCGCGTCCATTCGCGCCTCCCCCGCCGACTTTTACACGCGCTCGCCGCCCGGCCGATCCGTTTCCTCATGCGCCTCATGCCCCGCCCGATCATCGCCACCCTGATCCGCCGCCTTCCGGGCTGGATCCGCCGCGTCATTCGCCTGTTCCCGCGACAACGCAAATAA
- a CDS encoding PhoU domain-containing protein, translated as MKKPDQAEIHPLPFEPCPLTDFKQTQTLQATEASLSKTDHLPPSDATTINQELDRIGILANTVAHQYEIISLIGLPSVSRDVALMAKLASSSCAKAVNACFRKNTNEAYAAQEDYTALAQTYHRLSARFYSALGQPDSPVETLMAGWAVVACIAKIGHHASRIATMTA; from the coding sequence ATGAAAAAACCCGATCAGGCTGAAATTCATCCGTTACCGTTCGAACCCTGCCCCTTGACAGATTTCAAGCAAACCCAAACCTTGCAAGCGACCGAGGCCTCCCTCTCAAAAACTGATCACCTTCCCCCATCCGACGCAACCACGATCAACCAGGAACTGGATCGCATTGGCATCCTGGCCAACACCGTCGCCCATCAATATGAAATCATTTCCTTGATCGGTCTGCCTTCGGTTTCAAGGGATGTCGCGCTTATGGCTAAATTAGCCTCTTCTTCCTGCGCTAAAGCGGTCAATGCCTGTTTCCGTAAAAACACGAATGAGGCTTACGCCGCGCAGGAGGATTACACCGCACTTGCCCAGACTTACCATCGGTTATCCGCACGCTTCTATAGCGCCCTCGGCCAGCCGGATTCTCCCGTCGAAACCCTCATGGCAGGGTGGGCGGTCGTCGCCTGCATCGCAAAAATAGGCCATCACGCCTCACGGATCGCCACCATGACCGCCTGA
- a CDS encoding CHAD domain-containing protein, with the protein MHTCVNMNRPDSVGGTARRILNAQLRLMQSNAERAARDHSIKAIHDLRLAVRRFRAALWVFGELMPDILAKRLRRRLLVLNRRLGPIRDAQVWLDLVRWTMRKRKARLPPGFDLCVKSAEASCAVQLQALERILQSIPFREAQECSSQVSSDQPPGPFLAAKLLRAYKPLCRLKNKPLADLTAEKEHAFRRRCRRVRYLAEFTEPILGQPVQKLSRRLKRVANALGARHDAHVHARLLAEMTVPPDVLLLGVTCAKHEAQQEFVEAWGELTRPHFKKRVFKALQAAKRAGK; encoded by the coding sequence ATGCATACCTGTGTGAACATGAACCGCCCGGATTCAGTCGGGGGAACCGCCCGCCGAATCCTGAATGCGCAGTTACGGTTGATGCAGTCCAATGCCGAACGTGCCGCCCGGGATCATAGCATCAAGGCCATCCACGACCTGAGGCTCGCGGTCAGGCGGTTCCGCGCCGCGTTATGGGTCTTTGGCGAGCTGATGCCGGATATCCTGGCGAAGCGTCTCCGGCGGCGGCTGCTCGTCTTGAATCGCCGGTTAGGGCCGATCCGGGATGCCCAGGTGTGGCTGGACCTGGTGAGATGGACCATGCGGAAAAGGAAAGCGAGGCTTCCCCCGGGTTTTGATCTGTGCGTGAAGTCGGCGGAGGCGTCCTGTGCGGTCCAATTACAAGCGCTCGAGCGGATTTTGCAGAGCATTCCCTTCCGGGAAGCGCAAGAATGCAGCAGCCAGGTATCGAGCGATCAACCTCCTGGACCGTTTCTGGCCGCAAAGCTGTTGCGAGCGTACAAGCCACTTTGCCGGTTGAAAAACAAGCCTCTGGCTGACCTGACGGCTGAGAAAGAGCATGCCTTTCGCCGCCGCTGTCGGCGCGTCCGATACCTTGCTGAATTCACGGAACCGATACTGGGCCAGCCGGTTCAGAAACTTAGCCGCCGCCTGAAGCGGGTCGCCAATGCGCTGGGCGCCCGGCATGACGCCCACGTTCACGCCAGGCTCCTGGCGGAGATGACCGTGCCGCCGGATGTCCTTCTGCTCGGGGTGACCTGTGCGAAGCATGAAGCGCAGCAGGAATTTGTCGAAGCATGGGGGGAATTGACGCGGCCCCACTTTAAAAAGCGCGTTTTCAAAGCATTGCAGGCCGCAAAGCGGGCAGGGAAGTAA
- the sixA gene encoding phosphohistidine phosphatase SixA: protein MKLYLLRHGSAVDIGEKGVSSDEERMLTREGRECTTTVLRRLRKVCRPQRIWTSPLVRARETAEIACEILSPPAPLSTLKSLSAGTEVDRILPWLKTCEEESLMLVGHMPDLAILAACLTMRVKTEAIILKKSGLCCIEFDGRIAEGKGQLVWLVTPSLLSRLEP from the coding sequence ATGAAACTCTATCTATTGCGGCATGGAAGTGCAGTGGACATCGGGGAAAAGGGAGTAAGTTCGGATGAGGAGCGGATGCTGACGCGGGAGGGGCGGGAGTGCACCACGACCGTTCTCCGCCGGTTGCGCAAGGTGTGCCGGCCGCAACGCATCTGGACGAGTCCGCTGGTGCGGGCAAGGGAAACCGCCGAGATCGCCTGCGAGATCCTGTCGCCGCCTGCACCGCTTTCGACGTTGAAGTCCCTGAGCGCGGGAACGGAGGTGGACAGGATCCTGCCGTGGCTCAAGACCTGTGAGGAAGAGTCATTGATGCTGGTGGGTCATATGCCGGATCTGGCGATTCTGGCGGCCTGTCTCACCATGCGGGTGAAGACGGAAGCCATCATCCTCAAAAAATCAGGGCTCTGTTGCATCGAGTTTGATGGCCGGATAGCCGAGGGGAAAGGCCAACTTGTTTGGCTGGTTACCCCGTCGCTGCTGTCGCGGCTGGAACCCTAG
- a CDS encoding response regulator, whose amino-acid sequence MIKQHIFIVEDEPDIADLLSYNLTREGYKVSVANRGDQAVGEISRWKPSLILLDLMLPGIGGIEICRLLKAKPETAKIPIIMVTARGDETDIVVGLAMGADDYIVKPFSINVVLARIHAVLRRPDKAPPGANEILTIHDITINPGRHEVICGKATLELTVSEFRLFHFLARRPGWVFTREQIVDSIKGEDYIVTDRAVDVQLVSLRRKLGKRGDYIETVRGVGYRFKP is encoded by the coding sequence GTGATCAAACAACACATCTTTATTGTGGAGGATGAACCGGATATTGCCGACTTGCTCTCCTATAACCTCACCCGCGAGGGATATAAAGTTAGCGTGGCGAACCGGGGCGATCAGGCCGTGGGTGAGATTTCCCGCTGGAAGCCCAGCCTGATCCTGCTCGACCTGATGTTGCCGGGCATCGGGGGAATTGAAATCTGCCGCCTTTTGAAAGCCAAACCGGAGACCGCCAAGATTCCCATCATCATGGTCACGGCACGGGGTGATGAAACCGACATCGTGGTCGGGCTGGCAATGGGTGCAGATGACTACATTGTCAAACCGTTCAGCATCAATGTGGTTCTGGCCCGCATTCATGCCGTGCTGCGCCGTCCGGATAAGGCCCCCCCTGGAGCCAATGAAATCCTCACCATTCATGACATCACCATCAATCCCGGCCGCCATGAAGTGATCTGCGGGAAGGCGACACTCGAACTCACCGTGTCGGAGTTCCGGCTGTTCCATTTTCTTGCCCGACGGCCCGGCTGGGTGTTCACCCGCGAGCAAATCGTGGACAGCATCAAGGGGGAAGATTACATCGTCACCGATCGCGCCGTGGATGTCCAACTGGTCTCTCTACGAAGAAAGCTCGGGAAACGCGGGGATTACATTGAGACGGTCCGGGGCGTCGGCTATCGTTTCAAGCCCTAG
- a CDS encoding glycosyltransferase — MKILILHASAGAGHKRAAQALEVACLLEGADAIVHDILDFTPPLFRTTYAEGYLSMVRSTPELWGYLYSLTDRKSQSPWHRRIRAIFNKLNTQAFEQFRREVHADAVICTHFLPLEIMGRRTPDGTTQAPLFGVVTDFAAHSLWSCPNVDGYFTGSEEARRQLIRRGQSPGRVWVTGIPISPDFVPPTDIPGLRIRLGLAPDLPVILILCGGFGVGSIVDVLSSFIQEPLHAQLVVVTGNNKPLKEQATRKARELMMPVVLHGFVSNIHELIGVADIVISKPGGLTSAEALAMGRPLVILDPIPGQEQRNGEYLLEHGAAVRLVDPFDAPFKVWPILENPERSRSLSAAALRLARPHAAQLIIRQVKQSITKARSSISNNKSIPSPPMPA; from the coding sequence ATGAAAATCCTCATTCTCCACGCGTCTGCCGGGGCGGGCCATAAGCGAGCCGCACAAGCGCTTGAGGTGGCCTGCCTCCTGGAAGGCGCAGACGCGATTGTCCATGATATCCTGGATTTCACCCCCCCCCTGTTCAGAACCACTTATGCCGAGGGCTATTTGAGCATGGTCCGGTCAACCCCCGAGCTCTGGGGTTACCTCTATTCGCTCACCGACCGGAAAAGCCAGAGCCCCTGGCACCGGCGGATCCGCGCCATATTCAATAAATTAAATACCCAGGCCTTCGAACAATTCCGGCGGGAGGTTCATGCGGACGCCGTTATCTGCACCCATTTTCTCCCTCTGGAAATCATGGGACGGCGCACACCGGATGGCACCACGCAAGCCCCCCTGTTCGGGGTGGTCACTGATTTTGCCGCCCATTCACTGTGGTCCTGCCCCAATGTTGACGGGTATTTTACAGGATCGGAGGAGGCGCGCCGACAGTTGATCCGGCGCGGCCAATCTCCCGGCCGCGTCTGGGTGACAGGAATTCCGATATCCCCGGATTTTGTTCCTCCAACCGATATTCCGGGTTTACGCATCCGCCTGGGCCTGGCGCCCGACCTGCCGGTGATCCTGATATTATGCGGCGGCTTTGGCGTTGGCTCGATCGTGGATGTGTTGAGTTCATTTATCCAGGAGCCTCTTCACGCTCAACTGGTGGTCGTAACCGGCAACAATAAACCCCTGAAAGAACAGGCCACCCGAAAAGCCCGGGAATTGATGATGCCGGTCGTCCTACATGGCTTTGTTTCAAATATCCATGAATTGATCGGCGTGGCCGATATTGTCATCAGTAAACCTGGCGGATTGACCTCGGCTGAGGCGTTAGCCATGGGCCGCCCCCTTGTGATCCTCGACCCCATTCCCGGTCAGGAACAACGAAATGGGGAGTATCTTCTGGAACACGGTGCCGCCGTTCGACTGGTAGACCCCTTTGACGCCCCTTTCAAGGTATGGCCCATTTTGGAGAATCCGGAGCGATCCCGGTCTCTGAGCGCGGCCGCCTTGCGTCTGGCCCGGCCCCATGCCGCCCAACTCATCATTCGTCAGGTAAAACAATCCATTACCAAGGCCCGCTCATCAATTTCTAACAATAAATCTATTCCCTCGCCCCCTATGCCGGCTTAA